The Acidobacteriota bacterium genome contains the following window.
TGATGGCTGCGTTCATCATCTCGGCCGCAACTTTCGTGGCGTCGATCGCGGCCTTCGCATCCTTCGACCGGAGCGCCGATGGCTATCAGCTGGTCGAGCAATATGCCTGGTACGGACCGATCAGCTTCAAGCTGGGTGTCGATGGCCTGTCGCTGTCGCTTGTGCTGCTGACAACTTTCCTGACGCCGATCTGCCTTTTGGCGAGCTGGAATTCGATCGAGAAGCGCGTGACGGAATATGTCATCGCTTTCCTTGTACTCGAGACCTTCATGATCGGCGTGTTCGTGTCGCTCGACCTCGTGCTGTTCTACATCTTCTTCGAGGCGGGCCTGATCCCGATGTTCCTGATCGTCGGCATCTGGGGCGGCAAGGACCGCGTCTATGCGGCGTTCAAGTTCTTCCTCTACACGCTGCTCGGTTCGCTGCTGATGCTCGTGGCGATGGTCTACATGATCCAGGTGTCCGGCTCGGCCGACTTCGAAGTGCTGGAGAAATTCGCATTCGATCCCTCGGTGCAAACCTGGCTGTGGCTGGCTTTCGTCGCCTCGTTCGCGGTCAAGCTGCCGATGTGGCCGGTGCATACCTGGTTGCCGGATGCGCACGTACAGGCACCGACGGCCGGCTCGGTCATCCTTGCCGGCGTGCTGCTGAAGATGGGCGGCTACGGATTCCTGCGCTTCTCGCTGCCGATGTTCCCGGACGCGAGTGCGCTGTTCCAGCCCTACATGTTTGCCCTGGGTGTGGTGGCGATCGTCTACACCTCGCTCGTCGCCTGGCGCCAGACCGACATGAAGAAGCTGATCGCCTATTCGTCGGTGGCGCACATGGGCTTCGTGACGCTCGGTATCTTCGCGTTCAATGAAACCGGGGTGCAGGGCGCCATCTTCCAGATGCTCAGCCACGGCATCATTTCCGGCGCGCTCTTCCTCATCGTTGGTGTCGTCTATGACCGGATGCACACGCGCGAGATCGCGGCCTATGGCGGCCTCGTGAACCGGATGCCGATCTACGCTTCCTTCTTCATGCTGTTCACGATGGCCAACGTCGGCTTGCCGGGCACCAGCGGCTTCGTGGGCGAGATCCTCACCATGGTCGGCGGCTTCCAGGCGGCAACCTGGGCCGCTGCGGGCGCCGCGCTCGGCGTGATTTTCTCGGCTGTCTACATGCTGACGCTCTACCGGCGCACCGTGTTCGGCGAGATCACCAACCCGGCGCTGAACGGCATCAAGGACATGAACCTGATCGAGTGGCTGTGCATCGCACCGCTGGCCGCCCTCACGCTGCTGTTCGGTGTCGCGCCGAACCTGATCTTCAACCTGACAGACAGTTCCACCGCACGGATACTGTCGATGATGGCCGGAGGCCAGTAAGCCATGCTGGACGTTACAGCCATCCTGATGACGGTCGCGCCCGAAATCTGGCTCGCGCTCGCGGGGCTGACCGGGGTCGTGCTCGGCGCCATTTTCGGAGAGCGCTTCAATTCGCTTTCGTTCAAGTACGGCACGCTTGCCCTGTTCGGCGCGGCGGCGCTGGCAGCGCTGCATTTCCAAGGGGGCGAAGCGTTCGGCGGTCTTGTGCGGACCAATACGTTCGTGAACTTCGCCAAGGTCGTCAGCTTCTCGCTGGCCGGTGTCGCGCTGTTCATTTCCGAGGGCTTCCTGAAGCGGCACGAAACGGACCGCTACGAATATGCCTTGCTGACCATTTTCGCGAGCATGGGGATGGGCATCATCCTGTCCGCTGCTGACCTGATGACGCTGTACATGGGCATCGAGACGCTGAGCCTCTCGTCTTACGTGCTGGCGGCGTTCCACCGCGATTCGGCG
Protein-coding sequences here:
- a CDS encoding NADH-quinone oxidoreductase subunit M codes for the protein MGGFPILSVMTFLPLAGAVLVMLVRAATAGSSQRGGGTDSSKATLMAAFIISAATFVASIAAFASFDRSADGYQLVEQYAWYGPISFKLGVDGLSLSLVLLTTFLTPICLLASWNSIEKRVTEYVIAFLVLETFMIGVFVSLDLVLFYIFFEAGLIPMFLIVGIWGGKDRVYAAFKFFLYTLLGSLLMLVAMVYMIQVSGSADFEVLEKFAFDPSVQTWLWLAFVASFAVKLPMWPVHTWLPDAHVQAPTAGSVILAGVLLKMGGYGFLRFSLPMFPDASALFQPYMFALGVVAIVYTSLVAWRQTDMKKLIAYSSVAHMGFVTLGIFAFNETGVQGAIFQMLSHGIISGALFLIVGVVYDRMHTREIAAYGGLVNRMPIYASFFMLFTMANVGLPGTSGFVGEILTMVGGFQAATWAAAGAALGVIFSAVYMLTLYRRTVFGEITNPALNGIKDMNLIEWLCIAPLAALTLLFGVAPNLIFNLTDSSTARILSMMAGGQ